Proteins encoded by one window of Streptomyces sp. ALI-76-A:
- a CDS encoding DUF6126 family protein, with the protein MSDMEEKFPRALWVRLIIYLAVGHLFAAFIYLLFEVGAQ; encoded by the coding sequence ATGAGTGACATGGAGGAGAAGTTCCCGCGTGCCCTGTGGGTGCGACTGATCATCTACCTGGCGGTCGGCCACCTCTTCGCGGCCTTCATCTACCTGCTGTTCGAGGTGGGTGCCCAGTAG